TACGAGCACCACCGGCCTCCGGTAGGCCAGGGCCGCGGTCGCGGAGGTCATTCCGGGGAAGTGGGTCACCACTATGCTCGCGCCCGCTATCCACCTGTCCAGGTCCGGGTCGTAGCGGAAGACCCTCCAGCCGGGGTGCCTCCTGCGGTAGGGCTCCGGGTCGACCCGGCCGGTCTGCATAACCACCCTGGGCGGGGCCAGCCTGTCCACCGCGTCGAAGAGCCTGGGGTGCCCCATGGTGCCCGCTGTGACGAGTATGTACCCCTCGTCGCGCGGCGGGTAGCGTGGGGGCTCGTAGACTGGGCCGACGACGAGGGCGCCGGGGTGGATTCGGAGCTGCTCCGGCCAGTGGACCAGCGTGGCGTCGGCGAGGGGGCGGAGGAGCCTTGGGGTCCGGCCGGGCGTGGTCAGCCTCACGATGCTCTCGAGGTTCACGAGCCTCAGGCCCTTCAGCTTCGCCGCCAGCGCCGGGGCTATGCTGAGGTTGCCCCCGCAGCTGACTAGGACCCGGTGCCTCCTCTCGACCAGCCCCAGGGCCTCGGCGAGGGCGCGGGGCCAGCGGTGGATGGTCGCCGCGAGGGGCTCGCCGGGGCGCCGGGGCATGGTTATCTCGACGACCCTGCCGAGCCTGGAGAGCCTCCTCCGGGCCAGCTCGTCGCCCCTCGCGGCTATGAAGACGGGCTGGAGCCCCATCCCCCGGAGGTAGTGGGCTATCGCGGCCGCGTAGCCGCTGTGGCCGCCCGGCGCGGCGGTGAGCAGCACCTCCCCCAACGCCCCCTCCCGGGCCCCCTGGGCGTGGCTAGAGGTCCTCGATCTGCACCACCGGCTTGCCCCTGGTGGGGCGGCCCCGGTAGCCCCAGCGAGCCACCAGCTCGGCCCAGTCGAGGGCCTCCTCCTCGCCCGCGAAGTCGCTCAGCCAGGGTATCTGGGGGTCGTACCTCCTCACCTCCAGCCCGGGGTCGAGCTGCGCCAGCTCCTCGGCCACCCGGAGCACCGGGCTGTTGGCCGGGTAGGGGGAGCCGGGCTTGAACCCGAGCCCGTAGAAGAGGATCCTCCTCGCCCCGTGGCTGCGTATCCTCTTGAGGAGGAGGGCCGCGTAGTAGAGGGGCTGGGTCTCGTTTACGTGGCGGGCTATCCTCAGCAGCAGGGAGCCGGTGTACTCCTCGAGCATGCGCGCGTCCTTGGGGAGGCAGGCGCCGCCGGCCCCGGGCCCCGGGTAGAAGGGCATGTAGCCGAACGGCTTGGTAGAGGCGGCCTCTATAACCCTCCTGACGTCTATCCCCAGCCTGTCCAGGCTCCTCTTAAGCTCGTTGACGAAGGATATGTTTAGGAGCCGGAAAGAGTTCTCGAGGAGCTTGGACGCCTCGGCGACGCGAATATCGTCGACGGGGTGGACGGGGACGCCGAGGCAGCCGCGGTAGAGGCGGAGCGCCGCCTCCAGGCTCCGGGGCCCGACGGCCCCCACCACCCGGGGGATGTTCTCCGGGGTCCAGCGGGCCGAGCCGGGGCTCAGCCTCTCCGGGGCATGGGCGACCAGCAGCTCCTCGTCCAGCCGGAGCCCGGTGAGGCGGGAGAGGGGCTCGGCCAGCAGCTCCACCGTGCCGCCCGGGTAGATGGTAACCTCTGAGGATACGAGGGCCCCGGGCTTGACCACGCCCGCCAGGCCCTCGGCGGCGCGGCGGAGGGGGGTGTAGTCCACCCTGCCCCCGCGGAGCGGGGTCTGGACCGCTACTATGAACGCCTCTGCGCCCCGGGCGGCCTCGTAGCTAGTCGACGCCCTAATCCTCCCCCGGACCCGGGGCCAGTTCTCGACAACGTAGGGCTCCCTCACGTGGAGCCTCGAGGCGTCACCCGACTCTATCCTCTCAACCACCCCGGGGTCGATGTCGACCACCACAACCTCCTCCACGCCCCGGAGGGCGGCGTGGACCGCGGCGTGGAGCCCCACGAAGCCCCCGCCGATCACGGCCAGCCTTCTAGGGCAGGCGCCGGCCAAGACCCTACCAGGCCCCGTGCCCGTGGCCCCGGGGGCTGAGGGATTATTATCCATCCAGCCCCTGGCCCGCCGGAGCAGGGCCCGCTGGATGGCCGTCAGGGTCGCCGTGGTCGGGGCAGGCTACATGGGGTCCGCCCACGCCCGGGTGCTCTCGAGGATCGCGCGGGAGCACCCGGGGCTTGTGGAGCTAGCCTACATAGTCGACGTCGACCGCGGCCGGGCGGGGCTGGCCGCGGCCCGGTACGGGGGCAGGCCCCTGGAGCGGGTGGGGGAGCTGCCCAGGGACTCCGTGGACCTGGCCATAGTGGCTGTGCCGACGCGCCACCACTACAGAGTGGCCGTGGAGCTGCTGGAGCGGGGCGTGAGGGGGCTGCTCGTCGAGAAGCCGCTCGCCGCGAGCCTGGAGGAGGCGGCCAGGCTCGTGGAGGCTGTGGAGGAGGCCGGCGCCTGGGCCGCGGTGGGGCATGTGGAGCGGTTCAATCCCGCCGTCTGGGCCCTCCACCGGCTCGCCGCCCGGGGGCTGATCGGGGAGCCGCTCACCCTGGTGGCCAGGAGGGTCGGCCCCTTCGCCCCGAGGGCGGGGGACACGGACGTGGTCTACGACCTCGGGGTGCACGAGGCCGATAACGCTCTCGCCCTCGCCCTGGAGGCCCCGGTGGTGGTGCGGGCCTACACTCTTGGCAGGATAGTCTCGGGGCTGAACGACTACGCCCTCCTAGTCCTAGGCTTCACCTGGGGCTATGCCAGCCTCGAGGTGAACAGGATAACCCCGTTCAAGCAGCGGCTCCTCTACCTCACCGGCAGCAGGGGCACGGCCACGCTGGACTACATGGCCCAGGAGCTCCGGCTCTACACGGAGCTGGGCGAGACCCGGGTGCGGGTGGAGAAGGAGGAGCCGCTATACCTCGAGGACCTCCACGCCCTAGCCGCCCTCCAGCAGGGGAGGAGCCCCCTCGTGGACATCCACCAGGGGCTGGCGGCGATGCTGGTCTGCGCCGCCGGCCTAGAGGCGGCCGTGAGGGGCAGGGACCTGGCCCTGGAGGAGACGAGCGCCTACCGGGACCACGGCCAGCTGCTCGCCAGGGCGCTGGAGGGCTACCGCCGGTACCGCGAGGCCGTGGAGGCTTGCAGCGGGCCCCGCGGCTGCGCGGGCTAGAAGCCCCCCGGGGGCCCGGGGAGGGGAGGCAAGGGCGGTGGCGGCACGGGATGGGGGTGCTCCTCTCCACTGCGCTCCGCGTCCTCCTCTACGGGGCCGCGCTGCTCCTCAACACGGCCGCCTCCCTGGTGCTTGTCCGCCGGCTGCCCCCCGCGGGCTACGCCGCCTACCAGACGCTCACCAAGAGGCTTAACCGCTACATCCTCCTCCCCCAGGCGCTCATCACCATGTGGGTCTACAGGTACGTGGCCGAGGGGGTGGAGGGCGCGGCCGCCGCCGGGCTGCTGGCGGCGCTCGCCACCAGCGCCCTGGGCTTCGCGGCGGGGGCGGCTGCGGCCTGGATGCTGGTGGGCGGCGGCCCCGTCGCCTTGCTCGCGGGCGCGGCTCTGGCGGCGCTGGCCCTCTGGCCCATGGCCGCCACGGTTGTGGACGCGGTTAGGCCGGTGCGCTCGGCCGCCGCCGTGTTGCTCGTCAGGCTCCTCTACAGCCTGGGCGTGGTGGCCCTCGTCTACCTGCTGGGGGCCGGGCTCCCCGGGGCCCTCCTGGCCGTCGCCGTGGCCTACGCCTCCGGCTCCCTGGCCGCCCTCCGCTGGGCCCGGGGGAGGGGGCTGGCGTGGCCGGGGCCCGCCAGGGCCCTAGGGCTGCTCCGGGAGTGGCTCCGGGCGTCCTACTCGACCGCGCCGGGGGCCCTGGCCCAGCTCCTCTACGGGCTGGACGTGGTGCTGGGCTACCGCCTCTGGGGCCCGGGGGTCGTGGCGGGCTTCTTCGCGGCCACCAGCCTCTTCCTCGTGGCTGGTGAGGCCTTCCTCTGGGGGTTCCGGTACCTCCACTCCTACGTGCTCACCACGGGGGACGCGGGCTCGGCGCTTAACGCTGTGAGGCTCGCGGTCTGGGCGGCGGCGCCTCTCCTGGTCTACGCGGCCCTCCACCCCCTGCACTACGTCTACCTGCTGAACCCCGGCTACAGCTGGGCCGCCGGGGCCGTCCCCCTGGCCGCTGCCGCCGGGCTACTCCTCGTGGCCGGCGACGGGCTCTCCCAGCTAGCCCTCGGCCTGATAAGGGGCTCCGCGGGGGAGGCGGCGGCCGACGTGGCCAGGCTCAACACGCGGTACCTCCTGGCCCCCGCCGTCTACCTTGCCGCGGAGGCGCTGGGCCTGGCCCTGGCCGGGGGGCGGGCCGCCGCCGTGGCGGCCTGGGCGGCTGCGCTCCTCGCCATGGCGTCCGCCAGGCTCCTGGTGCCGGCCGTGGAGGCGTACCGGAGGCTCCCGCCGGGGGAGAGGGGGAGGCTGCTGGCCGGGCTGGCCCGCATGCTCGTCCTCTACCCGGCGCTCGCGGCGCTGGCCTCCCTCCCCGCGGCGCCCCCCGGGCCGCCGGCCCCCAGGTTCTGGAGCGAGCTACGCCTCCTAGCAGCGCCCCTGGCCGAGGCCTACACACTCTACACCGCGCTGAGCATCGCCGTGGACGGGCTGGTGCGCGCCACCCTCCGCCGCGCCCTAGCCAGGCTCCCAGGGGCGCCCCGCAGGGGCTAGCCCCCTCTCAACACCCCGTGGCGCCCCTTCAGGGCTACGGCTGCAGCCCGGAGCCCCCGGGATGCCCCGGGGGGCTGCCGCTGCCTACCCGGCAGCCTGGAGGGCCGGCCTGGACTCCGCTGGCCTCACCGCCCCGGCCGCCTCCGGCCGGCCCTCCAGGCCGTCGAGTGCTCGAGTATGAAGTAGGCCGCGTCGACCAGGTCCCTGGCCACGTAGTCCGCCTCCTGCTCCACGTGGGGGTCGTGGGGGTTGACCGCTACCGCTAGGCAGGCTTCGCGCATCCCCCGCAGGTCCCAGCGGCTGTCGCCCACGAATGCCACCTCCCTCATAGTGTAGCCCAGGCGCCTTGCGAGGCTCAGCACCGCGCGGTCCTTCCTGTCGGCCTCCAGCCTCGGCTCCCCGCCGGGGACCAGGCGGCCCCAGGGGTCGAAGGCCAGGGCCGGGGAGACCCAGTGCCGTATCCCCAGCTCCCTGGCCACCCTCGCCACAGCCACGTCTACCCCGCCGCTGACCAGGGCCGCCTCTATCCCGGCCTCGCGGAGTATGCGGACTGCCTCCCGCGCGTCCTCGCCGACCGGGATGCTCTCGAACAGCTGCTCGAGATCCCAGCGGGTTATGCCGGGCCTCGCCTCTATCCAGGCCAGCGTGTCGAGGAACATCCACTCCCAGTAGCCTATCCTGCCCTCCATGAACAGCCTGTAGTTCAGCCTGCTGGCCTCCCTGGTGCCGAGCCTCTCATGGATATAGCCCCAGCTGCTTCTGATGGGCAGCAGCACCCCGTCGACGTCGAAGACGGCTAGCCTTATCCTGCAGCGATGCTGCTCCCCCACGCCGGGCCACCCCGGTGCCTCTCCTCGGCCTCCACCGCCTCCTGGGCCGGTAGCGGTTTTTCCCCATACCACTGGCTTTGGAGGGAACGTGGAGGCGCCGGAGCGTGCCCAGGCCGGGGGACTACATCATCTACGGGGTGGAGACTAGCACCGGGGTCAGGATGAGGATCCGGGTGGAGATAACCGGGGTGGACGAGGAGGGCTTCCTGGTGCGCGTCCGGCCGGAGGAGGTGCGGGGGCTGCGGGACCCGCTGGCCCAGCTGGTAGCCCGGGGGCTCCGGGGGGAGCAGAGGATCCCCCGCGGCAACAGGGTCGACCTGGCCTCCTTCTTCACCCGGGGCGTGGGCCCTGGGATACTCTACACGGAGCCCGGGAGCCTCCCCGGCGGGGCAGCGGAGGAGAGCCTCAGGTTCATGGGGGCTGTGCTCCGGGTGAGGGCCTCCTGGGACCAGGAGGCCGGCTGGCTCCGGAGCCTCGAGGCCGAGGTCCGGGGGCGCTGAAGCGGCCGCAGAGGCTCAGCGTCCGGCTGCTAGAGTCGAGCTTCCTGAAGCCCTAGCCCCGGGTATTGGCCCCGGCGGCCCGGTAGCTAGCACTGGGCCCCTATGGCAGCCCGTGTCTACAGCTCCACGGCCCTCGCCCCGGTCGGGCTCCCGGGGCCCCGCCGGCGGGGCAGCGGTGGCCCCCCGGGGCAGCCCCCGCTACGCCCGGCACCCGGTGGAGGCCCGGGCGGGGCTGGAGGATACGCTGGTCAAGCCCTGCAGGAGGATCCTGGAGCCCAAGGCCCCGGCCCAGGCTGGTGGGCTGCCCCCGGCTCAGCCGGGGCCGCGGCGCCCCCTGCAGGCGGAGCAGCAGGGGTAGCGGGCGGGGCAGCGCTGATACCCGGGAGCCTGGGCCACGGGCCCCGGTGGAGGGGGATGGCTCGGCTCATCATACACCGGGCCAGGGGGCCCGTGCCCGTCAAGGACCGGCGCGGCGTGACCGTAGCTGCTATATGCATGTGTGGGCTCAGCAAGAAGTACCCCTTCTGTGACGGCAGCCACCTGAAGACAAGGGACGAGGAGGAGGGCAAGCTGTACATATACGACGAGGAGGGCAACCGGGTCGGCGAGGTGGGCGAGGAGGAGCTGAAGAAGCTGCTCGGAGCCGAGAGGCTGCGCAGCGTCTAGCAAAGGCTCTCAGGGCTTACCGGGTTCCCGGGTTTCCCGCCCCAGGCCCCAGGGGCGCCGCGTCCTGGGCCTGGCCTCCCCCTGGCGCGCCTCCTCTACCACTGCCTCGGCCCAGCCGCCCCAGAGGAGCCAGGCGGCGGAGGCTGCGCCCGCGGCGTAGTTGCTGGCAGCCATGCCGGCCCATAGCCCGCGCTCGCCTAGGCCCAGGTGGTAGGCTAGGAGCCAGGAGAGGGGTATGCGCAGCAGCCAAAGCCTCGCTATCCCGACCATGGATATGAAGAGGGTGTGGCCGCTCGACCTAGCCACCGCGTTGGCCAGCGCGAAGAGGTTGAAGCCTAGTATGCTGGGGGCGAACACGGCGAGCATGTCGCTGGCCACGCCCGCGACCCGGGGGTCGCTGGTGAAGACGCCTATGAAGGGCCCGCGTAGCGCCAGGAGGCCTGCTATGTAGGCCGCTGAGGCGGCCAGGCTCATAGCCGCCCCCGCCGCCACGGCGCGGCGGCTGCGCTCCCTCATGCCGGCGCCGAGGCTCTGGGCCACCACTATGCCCGTAGCCCTGGCCAGGGGCATAGCTATCATGCAGTTTATGTCCAGTATGACTTGGCCTATAGAGTAGGCTGCTATAACCGGCGTGGAGAGCCCGGATATAACCCTGACCATGAACACGAAGCCCAGGCTCGTGGCAAGCCTCTGGGCCACGGAGGGGCCCGAGACCCTGGCTATGAGGGGGAGCAGCCTCCTCTCGGGCACCAGGTCGCGGAGCCCCAGGCGGTAGCCGTGCCGCCCCGTGGCGAAGCTGTGGAGGGCGTAGCCAGCCGAGAGGGCGGCAGCGGCCGCGGTGGCCAGGGCCGCGCCCAGCACGCCGAGGCCGGCCCAGAATATGA
The sequence above is a segment of the Pyrodictium occultum genome. Coding sequences within it:
- a CDS encoding nucleotide sugar dehydrogenase, whose product is MAGACPRRLAVIGGGFVGLHAAVHAALRGVEEVVVVDIDPGVVERIESGDASRLHVREPYVVENWPRVRGRIRASTSYEAARGAEAFIVAVQTPLRGGRVDYTPLRRAAEGLAGVVKPGALVSSEVTIYPGGTVELLAEPLSRLTGLRLDEELLVAHAPERLSPGSARWTPENIPRVVGAVGPRSLEAALRLYRGCLGVPVHPVDDIRVAEASKLLENSFRLLNISFVNELKRSLDRLGIDVRRVIEAASTKPFGYMPFYPGPGAGGACLPKDARMLEEYTGSLLLRIARHVNETQPLYYAALLLKRIRSHGARRILFYGLGFKPGSPYPANSPVLRVAEELAQLDPGLEVRRYDPQIPWLSDFAGEEEALDWAELVARWGYRGRPTRGKPVVQIEDL
- a CDS encoding HAD-IB family phosphatase is translated as MGEQHRCRIRLAVFDVDGVLLPIRSSWGYIHERLGTREASRLNYRLFMEGRIGYWEWMFLDTLAWIEARPGITRWDLEQLFESIPVGEDAREAVRILREAGIEAALVSGGVDVAVARVARELGIRHWVSPALAFDPWGRLVPGGEPRLEADRKDRAVLSLARRLGYTMREVAFVGDSRWDLRGMREACLAVAVNPHDPHVEQEADYVARDLVDAAYFILEHSTAWRAGRRRPGR
- a CDS encoding CDGSH iron-sulfur domain-containing protein is translated as MARLIIHRARGPVPVKDRRGVTVAAICMCGLSKKYPFCDGSHLKTRDEEEGKLYIYDEEGNRVGEVGEEELKKLLGAERLRSV
- a CDS encoding Gfo/Idh/MocA family protein, which codes for MAVRVAVVGAGYMGSAHARVLSRIAREHPGLVELAYIVDVDRGRAGLAAARYGGRPLERVGELPRDSVDLAIVAVPTRHHYRVAVELLERGVRGLLVEKPLAASLEEAARLVEAVEEAGAWAAVGHVERFNPAVWALHRLAARGLIGEPLTLVARRVGPFAPRAGDTDVVYDLGVHEADNALALALEAPVVVRAYTLGRIVSGLNDYALLVLGFTWGYASLEVNRITPFKQRLLYLTGSRGTATLDYMAQELRLYTELGETRVRVEKEEPLYLEDLHALAALQQGRSPLVDIHQGLAAMLVCAAGLEAAVRGRDLALEETSAYRDHGQLLARALEGYRRYREAVEACSGPRGCAG
- a CDS encoding UDP-N-acetylglucosamine--N-acetylmuramyl-(pentapeptide) pyrophosphoryl-undecaprenol N-acetylglucosamine transferase, with product MGEVLLTAAPGGHSGYAAAIAHYLRGMGLQPVFIAARGDELARRRLSRLGRVVEITMPRRPGEPLAATIHRWPRALAEALGLVERRHRVLVSCGGNLSIAPALAAKLKGLRLVNLESIVRLTTPGRTPRLLRPLADATLVHWPEQLRIHPGALVVGPVYEPPRYPPRDEGYILVTAGTMGHPRLFDAVDRLAPPRVVMQTGRVDPEPYRRRHPGWRVFRYDPDLDRWIAGASIVVTHFPGMTSATAALAYRRPVVLVAAPHLRLSASQRDGPPYAEKIGAVYLPDPTPQALARAMEEARSREPPRHPNGAEKAAEIIARLYRGL
- a CDS encoding MATE family efflux transporter; this encodes MAEKNGDGLSRLRERILYQRSIPRLLLWLAAPLMVSGSVNALYQLVDTLWLSRLGSAALAAPSVSWPYRGILGSIGFGLASSVSALAGQYIGARRFDRASRAVGSVLGILLAIGIPASILLILGLGLYLDAMHVPPDVKPLAAKYLAVLMLTVPLTYIYLVFSFALSAAGNTRTPTKVSVASTLFNAVLDPVLIFWAGLGVLGAALATAAAAALSAGYALHSFATGRHGYRLGLRDLVPERRLLPLIARVSGPSVAQRLATSLGFVFMVRVISGLSTPVIAAYSIGQVILDINCMIAMPLARATGIVVAQSLGAGMRERSRRAVAAGAAMSLAASAAYIAGLLALRGPFIGVFTSDPRVAGVASDMLAVFAPSILGFNLFALANAVARSSGHTLFISMVGIARLWLLRIPLSWLLAYHLGLGERGLWAGMAASNYAAGAASAAWLLWGGWAEAVVEEARQGEARPRTRRPWGLGRETREPGKP